One stretch of Chryseobacterium fluminis DNA includes these proteins:
- a CDS encoding AraC family transcriptional regulator: protein MRKNNQHIPVNTMTENSGQGISIDKISLDKPDFTHSHRDDGHTFHIIEKGVIHIEIDFQKYEIHAPSVVYMHPDQVHRILDFEKITVCSLSVRDENLNPDYLELLEGITPAKPLQLNNETNSTLSDIFSLCYSFSVQKNNKLHYYLLKDSCNTLVAFLISQFLDQNKTESNFSRFEIMAKSFKQLLEKNYSTLKSPSAYADQLNISTAYLNECVKNTTGSSVSQHIQNRVVLEAKRTLYHSDKSVKQISFELGYDDYSYFSRLFTKATGMSALAFRNKNHE from the coding sequence ATGCGTAAAAACAATCAGCATATTCCTGTAAATACAATGACTGAAAACTCTGGTCAGGGTATTTCAATCGATAAAATAAGTCTCGACAAACCTGATTTTACACATTCACATCGGGATGACGGACATACATTTCATATTATCGAAAAAGGCGTGATTCACATTGAAATTGATTTTCAGAAGTATGAGATCCACGCGCCATCCGTTGTTTATATGCATCCTGATCAGGTGCACCGTATTTTAGATTTTGAAAAAATTACCGTTTGCTCGTTGTCGGTAAGAGATGAAAACCTTAATCCTGATTATCTTGAACTGCTGGAAGGGATCACGCCTGCAAAGCCTTTGCAGCTTAACAATGAAACCAATTCAACACTTTCTGATATCTTTAGCCTTTGCTACAGTTTTTCAGTTCAAAAAAATAATAAACTTCATTATTATTTACTGAAAGACAGTTGCAATACGCTGGTTGCATTTCTGATCTCGCAATTTCTGGATCAAAATAAAACGGAATCCAATTTTTCAAGGTTTGAGATTATGGCAAAATCATTCAAACAATTACTGGAAAAGAATTACAGTACTTTAAAAAGTCCTAGCGCATATGCAGATCAATTGAATATTTCTACCGCTTATCTGAATGAGTGCGTAAAGAATACTACAGGTTCTTCAGTTTCGCAACATATTCAGAACAGAGTTGTTTTAGAAGCCAAAAGAACGCTTTATCACAGCGATAAGTCTGTTAAACAAATCTCGTTTGAATTGGGCTACGATGACTATTCCTATTTTTCAAGACTTTTTACCAAGGCAACAGGCATGTCTGCTCTTGCTTTCCGTAACAAAAACCACGAATAG
- a CDS encoding RteC domain-containing protein → MVTKAIFRKITKLHDNLELEINQVYDEDEDMVKVAERSLLIIDESIRKLKEMISTHHFDHIAEEVYFFKKLKPQFISKFIYYSTILDVESHKPNAGNKALKKYYEAEQEKLRIFYMEQAELYSYYRREATYLDHKLFVRNSYDLKMKLSFGFYNFDTTFTTSHDHMVARFIANQQFDQYLKRQIENLSENKSKQALSPLAWSASKVGLIELVYALYQMRCFNGGNIELSEVIKFVEKSLDTDLGNFHKTIFEIRNRKQGPTKFLNLVTDHLNQYFLNTDGE, encoded by the coding sequence ATGGTAACAAAAGCTATTTTTAGAAAAATCACAAAATTACATGACAACCTCGAGTTGGAAATCAATCAAGTGTACGACGAAGATGAAGATATGGTGAAGGTAGCAGAGAGATCATTATTGATAATCGATGAATCCATTCGTAAATTGAAAGAAATGATCTCTACCCATCATTTTGACCATATCGCTGAAGAGGTATATTTTTTCAAAAAGCTGAAACCTCAGTTTATTTCCAAATTCATTTACTACTCGACGATTTTGGATGTTGAGTCACACAAGCCTAATGCAGGCAATAAAGCCTTAAAAAAATACTACGAGGCTGAACAGGAAAAACTAAGGATTTTTTATATGGAGCAAGCAGAGCTTTACAGCTATTACAGAAGGGAAGCGACCTATCTTGACCATAAGCTATTTGTCAGAAATTCTTACGACCTGAAAATGAAATTATCATTCGGTTTTTACAATTTTGACACTACCTTTACAACTTCTCACGATCATATGGTTGCCAGATTCATTGCCAACCAGCAATTTGATCAGTACTTAAAAAGACAGATCGAAAATCTCAGTGAGAATAAAAGCAAACAAGCTTTATCGCCATTAGCTTGGTCTGCATCCAAGGTCGGTTTGATCGAATTGGTTTATGCGCTGTATCAAATGCGCTGTTTTAACGGAGGCAATATAGAACTTAGTGAGGTGATCAAATTTGTAGAAAAATCTTTGGACACGGACCTTGGAAATTTCCACAAGACCATATTTGAGATTCGCAACAGAAAACAGGGACCCACCAAGTTTTTAAATCTGGTCACTGATCATCTCAATCAATATTTTTTAAATACAGACGGCGAGTGA
- a CDS encoding DUF3408 domain-containing protein, with translation MDSDKKKNEDNNIDEQYLMSIMAGNTKNESQSQELDSLKEKPAMKQKIKNKKSVGITYAEQFLTHHTMTKRGDKSIYIRPEYHERFSRIIQIIAEDQIPLYAYLDNVLAHHFETFEKEITDDFNSKYRPIF, from the coding sequence ATGGACAGTGATAAGAAGAAAAACGAAGACAACAATATCGATGAACAATATTTGATGTCTATCATGGCTGGCAACACAAAAAATGAATCGCAGAGTCAGGAACTGGATTCCCTAAAGGAAAAGCCCGCGATGAAGCAAAAAATAAAAAACAAAAAAAGCGTTGGAATTACCTACGCTGAGCAGTTTCTTACCCATCACACGATGACCAAACGTGGTGATAAAAGTATTTATATTCGACCTGAATATCATGAAAGATTTTCCCGGATCATCCAGATCATTGCCGAAGACCAGATCCCTCTGTACGCTTATCTTGACAATGTATTAGCGCATCACTTCGAAACTTTTGAAAAAGAGATCACCGATGATTTCAACAGCAAATACCGTCCAATCTTTTAA
- the mobB gene encoding conjugal transfer protein MobB, with the protein MIAKIGRSSNLFGTLSYNNSKMEQDKGEILMTNKMIETADGKYSVAQLARSFEPYLVANRNTEKHTLHISLNPDPKDQVSNEQYKEMAHLYMNEMGFDGQPFVVFKHNDIDRSHIHIVSVCVDEDGTKISDKFEKIRSMKICRELENKFGLISAVANQSQQNHKIFRPIDYKAGDIKSQIASVIRHISSYYQFHSLGEYNALLSLFNITVEKVEGELGGQLKRGLFYFPLDDQGKNAGNPFKASLFGKNAGIDALEKHCTACKNKNNDQLLKQNLKKKIMEAHHSSKDEQAFKKKLKNEGIDTVVRKNDNGRIYGITFIDHRSRTVWNGSRLGNEYSANMFNYQWNKKIPPAIKESAEPQTRITTSKDSDISQEQSHHLFDFLNSSKYADELTEAFGSLFPETRGKDYDEQDFENKMKKKQKRKGGQRK; encoded by the coding sequence ATGATCGCAAAAATTGGAAGAAGCAGTAATCTTTTTGGCACCCTGTCTTATAATAATTCAAAAATGGAACAGGATAAGGGAGAAATTCTGATGACCAATAAAATGATTGAAACAGCTGACGGGAAGTATTCTGTTGCTCAATTGGCGAGATCATTTGAACCTTACCTGGTGGCGAACCGAAATACTGAAAAACACACCTTGCATATCTCCTTAAATCCTGATCCTAAAGATCAAGTCTCTAATGAACAATATAAAGAAATGGCTCACCTTTATATGAATGAGATGGGTTTTGATGGTCAGCCATTTGTAGTATTTAAACATAATGATATCGACCGGAGTCATATCCATATTGTTTCAGTCTGCGTGGATGAAGATGGAACGAAAATATCCGACAAATTTGAAAAGATCCGATCGATGAAAATCTGCCGGGAATTGGAAAATAAATTTGGTCTTATATCAGCAGTTGCGAACCAGTCTCAGCAAAATCACAAGATCTTTCGACCGATTGATTATAAGGCTGGAGATATTAAAAGCCAGATCGCGTCGGTAATACGACACATATCCTCTTACTACCAATTTCATTCGTTAGGGGAATATAATGCCTTGCTTTCATTATTTAATATTACTGTGGAGAAAGTGGAGGGAGAATTAGGAGGTCAACTAAAAAGAGGATTGTTTTATTTTCCTTTAGATGACCAAGGAAAAAATGCTGGAAATCCTTTCAAGGCATCTTTGTTTGGGAAAAATGCAGGAATCGATGCCCTCGAAAAACACTGCACTGCTTGTAAAAACAAAAATAATGATCAACTGCTCAAACAAAATTTAAAAAAAAAGATTATGGAGGCTCATCATTCTTCAAAAGATGAGCAAGCATTTAAAAAGAAATTGAAAAATGAGGGAATTGACACTGTTGTCCGTAAAAATGATAATGGTAGGATCTATGGAATAACGTTTATTGATCACCGATCCAGAACAGTATGGAACGGGTCAAGATTGGGGAACGAGTATTCTGCAAATATGTTTAATTATCAGTGGAACAAAAAAATCCCACCTGCGATAAAGGAATCAGCAGAACCACAGACAAGAATAACCACATCAAAAGATTCGGATATTTCTCAAGAACAATCACATCACTTATTTGACTTCTTGAATAGTTCAAAATATGCAGACGAATTGACTGAGGCATTTGGTAGTTTATTTCCCGAAACTCGAGGAAAGGATTACGACGAGCAGGATTTTGAAAATAAGATGAAGAAGAAACAGAAACGCAAAGGAGGTCAGCGAAAGTAG
- the mobC gene encoding conjugal transfer protein MobC: MQGEDDLRGFAKIMAFMRAVSIILVLMHLYWFCYGLFVESGWTLEIVNKILQNFNRTASLFSYPLYSKLFAVVLLSLSCLGTKGVKNEKITWQKIVVALGLGVLFFFFSIPLLQLSSDYVVPLYMLSTGSGYIFLMMAGVWMSRHLKHNLMDDVFNNENESFQQEIKLLYNEYSVNLPTKFYYQGKWHHGWINVVNPFRATIVLGTPGSGKSFAVVNNYIKQHIEKGFSMYIYDFKFDDLSTIAYNHLLQHSECYQIKPKFYIINFDDPRKSHRCNPFNPNFMTDISDAYEAAYTIMLNLNRSWIQKQGDFFVESPIILLAAIIWFLKIYENGTYCTFPHAIELLNKKYEDVFTILTSYSELENYLSPFMDAWQGGAQDQLQGQIASAKIPLSRMISPQLYWVMTGDDFSLDINNPNEPKILCVGNNPDRQNIYSAALGLYNSRIVKLINKKGQLKSSVIIDELSTIYFRGLDNLIATARSNKVSVCLGFQDFSQLTRDYGDKESKVIQNTVGNIFSGQVVGETAKALSERFGKVLQKRQSISISRNDTSTSISTQLDSLIPASKISTLTQGIFVGAVSDNFDERIEQKIFHSEIVVDNVKLSSEQKSYQKIPQIRSFVDGQGIDYMQEEITANYKKIKADILHIINDEIERISNDPDLKHLINKD, from the coding sequence ATGCAGGGAGAAGACGATTTAAGAGGATTTGCCAAAATAATGGCATTTATGAGAGCGGTAAGTATCATATTGGTTTTGATGCATCTATATTGGTTTTGTTATGGCCTGTTTGTCGAGAGTGGATGGACCTTAGAGATTGTCAATAAAATCCTGCAGAACTTTAACAGGACAGCAAGTTTATTCAGCTATCCTCTATATTCAAAACTTTTTGCAGTAGTATTACTGAGCCTGAGCTGTCTTGGTACCAAAGGTGTAAAAAATGAAAAGATCACATGGCAGAAGATAGTGGTTGCGTTAGGTTTGGGCGTTTTATTCTTCTTTTTTAGCATACCCCTTTTACAACTTTCATCGGACTATGTGGTTCCCTTATATATGCTGTCAACTGGTTCGGGTTATATTTTCTTGATGATGGCTGGTGTGTGGATGAGCCGCCATCTGAAACATAATTTAATGGATGATGTATTCAATAATGAAAATGAAAGCTTCCAACAGGAGATAAAACTACTATACAATGAATATTCAGTCAATCTGCCTACCAAATTTTACTATCAGGGAAAATGGCATCACGGATGGATCAATGTGGTCAATCCATTTCGTGCTACCATTGTTTTAGGTACGCCCGGCTCTGGAAAATCATTCGCTGTGGTCAACAACTACATAAAACAGCATATTGAAAAAGGCTTCTCCATGTATATCTATGATTTTAAATTTGATGATCTCTCGACCATTGCATACAATCATCTTTTACAACATTCCGAATGTTATCAGATAAAGCCTAAATTTTACATCATCAACTTTGATGATCCCAGAAAAAGTCATCGGTGCAATCCATTTAACCCGAACTTTATGACGGACATCTCTGACGCCTATGAAGCGGCGTATACCATTATGCTGAATCTTAACCGAAGCTGGATTCAAAAGCAGGGCGATTTTTTCGTGGAAAGCCCTATCATCCTTTTGGCTGCGATCATTTGGTTTCTGAAAATTTATGAGAATGGTACATACTGTACTTTTCCACACGCCATCGAACTGCTGAATAAGAAATATGAGGATGTTTTTACGATTCTCACTTCTTACTCCGAATTGGAGAACTACCTCTCTCCTTTTATGGATGCGTGGCAGGGAGGCGCACAGGATCAGCTCCAAGGACAGATCGCTTCGGCAAAGATCCCCTTGTCACGAATGATCTCTCCACAGTTATATTGGGTGATGACTGGGGATGATTTTTCGTTAGACATCAATAATCCGAACGAACCTAAGATACTATGTGTAGGCAACAATCCGGATCGACAGAACATCTACTCTGCTGCATTAGGACTTTATAACTCCAGAATTGTCAAACTGATCAATAAAAAAGGCCAGCTGAAAAGTTCAGTCATTATTGATGAGCTGTCTACCATCTATTTCAGAGGATTGGATAATCTGATCGCAACTGCCAGAAGCAACAAGGTTTCTGTCTGCTTGGGATTTCAGGATTTTTCACAGCTGACCAGGGACTATGGCGATAAAGAAAGCAAAGTGATCCAAAACACCGTGGGGAATATTTTTAGTGGACAGGTGGTCGGAGAAACGGCAAAAGCCCTGTCAGAGAGATTTGGTAAGGTTTTGCAAAAAAGGCAAAGCATCTCAATCAGTAGAAATGATACTTCAACATCCATTTCAACACAATTGGACAGCCTGATCCCGGCCTCTAAGATCTCAACATTGACACAAGGCATTTTTGTTGGGGCGGTTTCCGATAATTTTGATGAAAGGATCGAACAGAAAATTTTCCATTCGGAGATCGTCGTTGATAACGTTAAACTTTCTTCGGAGCAAAAGAGTTATCAAAAAATACCTCAGATCCGTTCATTTGTAGACGGGCAGGGAATCGATTACATGCAGGAAGAAATTACAGCCAACTATAAAAAAATCAAAGCTGACATTCTTCATATAATAAATGATGAAATTGAGAGAATTTCAAATGATCCCGATCTAAAACATCTGATTAATAAAGATTAA
- a CDS encoding DUF4133 domain-containing protein, whose product MNTYHINKGIGRTVEFKGLKAQYLFIFAGGLLGILVFVMVMYIAGVSTYLCLTIGGGGSSILIWQTFLLNGKYGEHGLMKLGAQKKHPRYIISRKCMYRYLKSNRQKVSA is encoded by the coding sequence ATGAATACCTATCATATCAACAAAGGCATCGGGAGAACGGTCGAGTTCAAAGGATTAAAAGCACAATACCTGTTCATTTTTGCAGGAGGACTGTTAGGAATACTTGTATTCGTGATGGTCATGTATATCGCAGGTGTCAGTACCTATCTCTGCCTCACAATTGGCGGTGGCGGTAGTTCAATTCTTATCTGGCAGACCTTCTTACTGAATGGAAAGTACGGTGAACACGGCCTGATGAAATTAGGAGCTCAAAAGAAGCATCCCAGATACATCATCAGCCGCAAATGCATGTACCGCTACCTCAAAAGCAACCGTCAAAAAGTTTCAGCATGA
- a CDS encoding FAD-dependent monooxygenase — protein MGQNKNVLVSGASFAGLTTAYWMNKMGYKVTVVEIGNHLKMGGTPVDIKDETVNIVKRMGVFEQIKAQRIGPEKWEFKNADDVSEKTVLIEKQPDNEFEIERDILLNMLFNLIKDDVNFIFNNSITSLNEKEDCIEVAFKDGSKNQFELVFGCDGIHSAVRRIWFGEESEYAHFLGQYFCVVITKRLLVEEGTYQMYAEPNKGLALYAYNNKTDIIFTFRPEKEIFYDYRDQEQMKQIVQEQIQNMSWRASELKDELLNSQSFYFDQFCQIKMPSWTKGRVALVGDAGYCASPAAGMGGSLAIIGATALADAFEKCDGNFELAFEEYNQDLRPFIEEVQSGAVEMLDKLLPATQEEIDLRNKNGLEF, from the coding sequence ATGGGACAAAATAAAAACGTACTGGTATCCGGAGCAAGCTTCGCAGGACTAACTACGGCTTATTGGATGAACAAAATGGGTTACAAAGTAACTGTAGTAGAAATTGGGAATCATCTTAAAATGGGAGGAACACCTGTAGATATTAAGGATGAAACTGTGAATATTGTAAAACGGATGGGAGTTTTTGAACAGATAAAAGCCCAAAGAATAGGTCCTGAAAAATGGGAATTCAAAAACGCCGATGATGTGAGTGAAAAAACGGTCTTAATAGAAAAGCAGCCAGACAATGAGTTTGAAATCGAGAGAGATATTCTGCTCAATATGCTTTTTAATCTTATAAAAGATGACGTCAATTTTATCTTTAATAACAGTATCACTTCTTTAAATGAGAAGGAAGATTGCATAGAAGTCGCTTTCAAAGATGGTTCTAAAAATCAATTTGAACTGGTGTTTGGCTGTGACGGAATACACTCTGCAGTGCGGAGAATCTGGTTTGGAGAAGAATCGGAATATGCTCATTTTCTTGGACAATATTTTTGTGTTGTGATCACAAAAAGATTGTTGGTGGAGGAAGGCACCTATCAAATGTACGCAGAACCAAACAAAGGTCTTGCGCTCTATGCCTATAACAACAAAACGGACATCATTTTTACCTTCCGTCCGGAAAAGGAAATCTTTTATGATTACCGTGATCAGGAGCAGATGAAACAGATCGTTCAAGAGCAAATACAAAATATGAGTTGGAGAGCATCTGAACTGAAAGATGAATTACTCAATTCCCAATCCTTTTACTTTGATCAATTCTGTCAGATAAAAATGCCATCCTGGACGAAAGGCCGTGTTGCATTGGTTGGTGATGCAGGTTACTGTGCTTCGCCGGCAGCCGGAATGGGCGGTTCGCTTGCCATCATAGGTGCTACTGCTTTGGCAGATGCTTTTGAAAAATGCGATGGAAATTTTGAATTGGCTTTTGAAGAATACAATCAAGACCTGCGTCCTTTTATAGAAGAAGTTCAGAGTGGTGCGGTAGAAATGCTGGACAAGCTTTTACCGGCAACGCAGGAAGAAATAGACTTGAGAAATAAGAATGGTCTTGAGTTTTAA
- a CDS encoding DUF4134 domain-containing protein, translating into MEKQRKKLLLSGLTFMAVTGAFAQGNGTAGINEATQMVTSYFEPATQLIYAIGAVVGLIGGVKVYNKFSSGDPDTSKTAASWFGACIFLIVAATILRSFFL; encoded by the coding sequence ATGGAAAAACAAAGAAAAAAACTGCTGCTATCAGGTCTGACCTTTATGGCAGTTACGGGTGCCTTTGCCCAGGGCAACGGTACCGCAGGGATCAACGAGGCCACACAAATGGTGACCTCCTATTTCGAACCGGCTACCCAGCTCATCTATGCCATCGGGGCGGTTGTCGGACTCATTGGAGGGGTCAAGGTGTATAACAAGTTCAGCAGTGGTGATCCCGATACCAGCAAGACCGCTGCCAGCTGGTTTGGTGCGTGTATCTTCCTGATCGTGGCAGCAACGATCCTCCGTTCATTCTTCCTTTAA
- a CDS encoding SDR family NAD(P)-dependent oxidoreductase yields MNQNNYNGALQQPIGSGFNAKSTTTDIIEGIDLKGKIAIVTGGYNGLGLEITKTLTSAGATVIVPARDTEKAKKNLEGITNVELENMNLTDPVSIDAFAERFLASGRPLHLLINNAGIMWTPLHRDERGYEAQFSTNHLGHFQLVARLWVALKKANGARVVNVSSSGHYFSPVVFDDINYNTREYNKFEAYGQAKTANILFTVELDKKAQEFGVRSYTLHPGLILETNLGRHLKIDDYIALGAVNPDGTPNAESETAMKKILKTTEQGAATTVWAATNPQLKDIGGVYMEDVEIANYDPEFYTSGEWKKERYGMKGVAPFALEAKAAQKLWTLSEELTGVRFDVI; encoded by the coding sequence ATGAATCAGAATAATTACAACGGAGCATTGCAACAACCGATAGGTTCAGGCTTCAACGCAAAATCAACCACAACAGATATAATCGAAGGAATTGACCTAAAAGGCAAAATCGCGATCGTAACGGGTGGGTACAACGGGCTGGGTCTGGAAATCACAAAAACATTAACCTCTGCAGGAGCTACGGTGATCGTTCCGGCAAGAGATACTGAAAAAGCAAAGAAAAATCTGGAAGGAATTACAAATGTAGAACTGGAAAATATGAATCTGACCGATCCCGTATCCATTGATGCATTTGCTGAAAGATTTTTGGCTTCCGGCAGACCGTTGCATCTGCTCATTAATAATGCAGGTATCATGTGGACACCTTTGCATCGAGATGAGCGCGGGTATGAAGCGCAGTTTTCCACCAATCATTTGGGACATTTTCAATTGGTCGCAAGGCTTTGGGTTGCATTGAAAAAAGCAAATGGAGCAAGGGTCGTCAATGTTTCCTCTTCAGGGCATTATTTTTCGCCTGTTGTTTTTGACGACATCAACTACAATACAAGAGAATACAACAAATTTGAAGCTTATGGACAAGCCAAAACCGCGAACATTCTCTTTACAGTAGAGCTGGACAAGAAAGCGCAGGAATTCGGCGTCAGGTCCTACACACTGCATCCAGGTTTGATTTTGGAGACCAACCTGGGAAGACATCTCAAGATTGATGATTATATTGCATTAGGGGCTGTAAATCCTGACGGAACACCGAACGCAGAATCTGAAACAGCAATGAAAAAAATACTCAAAACAACCGAACAGGGAGCTGCTACAACTGTCTGGGCTGCGACAAATCCACAATTGAAAGACATAGGAGGTGTCTATATGGAAGATGTGGAGATTGCTAATTATGACCCGGAATTCTATACCAGTGGAGAATGGAAAAAAGAAAGATACGGGATGAAAGGTGTAGCTCCATTCGCATTGGAAGCCAAGGCTGCTCAAAAACTTTGGACTTTGAGCGAAGAATTGACAGGCGTCAGGTTTGACGTTATATAA
- a CDS encoding ParA family protein encodes METKKQPLIIAFSTQKGGVGKSTFTTLIASILHYRMGYNVAIFDCDFPQYSLIQMRERDLKTVMQNEVLKKMARKQFTTINKKAYPVFQSKTDTVLAELEAYVDNSEIVPDVVFLDLPGTVNTAGILSTLANVHYIFSPITADRVVLESTLSFTDVLTNVLMKKKHTEIKSIQLFWNQVDGREKTPLYKNYSKVIKDLGLQLMETSITDSKRFRKEGETVAKTVFRSTLLPADPKLMTLCRLDQFMDEFLRIVKL; translated from the coding sequence ATGGAAACAAAAAAACAACCACTAATCATTGCCTTTTCGACTCAAAAAGGAGGGGTAGGCAAAAGTACTTTCACAACATTGATCGCCAGTATCCTACATTATCGGATGGGTTACAATGTCGCTATATTCGACTGTGACTTTCCGCAGTACAGTCTGATACAGATGAGGGAGAGGGATCTTAAAACAGTGATGCAAAATGAGGTCCTAAAAAAAATGGCCCGTAAGCAGTTCACCACCATCAATAAAAAAGCCTATCCCGTTTTCCAAAGCAAGACCGATACGGTCTTGGCAGAGCTGGAAGCGTATGTTGACAATTCCGAAATTGTACCGGATGTTGTTTTCCTGGATCTACCAGGCACGGTCAATACGGCTGGAATCTTGAGTACACTTGCCAATGTCCACTACATCTTTTCACCCATAACCGCGGATAGGGTCGTCCTTGAAAGCACCCTTAGTTTTACGGATGTCCTGACCAATGTTCTGATGAAGAAAAAGCATACCGAGATCAAAAGCATACAGCTGTTCTGGAATCAGGTCGATGGCAGGGAGAAAACCCCATTGTACAAAAATTACAGTAAGGTGATCAAAGATCTGGGACTTCAATTGATGGAAACATCAATCACTGACAGCAAGAGATTTCGCAAAGAAGGGGAGACGGTGGCCAAAACCGTTTTCCGTTCGACATTACTGCCGGCAGATCCTAAGTTGATGACATTATGCCGGCTTGATCAGTTTATGGATGAGTTTTTAAGAATTGTAAAATTGTAA
- the mobA gene encoding conjugal transfer protein MobA, translating into MNEHNGKPQKKTGRRPKTDPAKIRYTISFNEMEHSRFLELFDESGMKVKAHFITSCIFEKTIKTIKVDKGTVDFYMRLTSFHSQFRTVGVNYNQIVKILYHNFSEKKAASLLYKLEKNTVKLVDIFKKVMQLTEEFDQKHLKNQE; encoded by the coding sequence ATGAATGAACATAATGGTAAACCACAGAAAAAAACGGGACGCCGTCCGAAGACCGATCCTGCAAAGATCCGATATACGATCTCATTTAATGAGATGGAACATTCCCGCTTTCTTGAACTTTTTGACGAGTCGGGAATGAAAGTGAAGGCCCATTTTATCACTTCATGCATTTTCGAAAAGACAATAAAGACCATTAAAGTGGATAAAGGAACAGTAGATTTCTATATGCGTTTGACCTCATTTCACAGCCAGTTTCGGACTGTTGGAGTGAACTACAATCAAATAGTCAAGATCCTGTACCATAACTTTTCTGAGAAAAAAGCGGCTTCGTTACTCTATAAATTGGAAAAGAACACTGTCAAATTGGTGGACATTTTCAAAAAAGTGATGCAGTTGACAGAGGAATTTGATCAGAAACATTTGAAAAATCAAGAATAA
- a CDS encoding AraC family transcriptional regulator — MAKRQVYNNAEIVFTCSEAFHYKGEMIVEEHSLVRVLSGELKVIQADKTYIFGAGETHLFPRNQLATLIKYEKDGLPYQAIVMKLTTSYLQDFYTNHTIENVLRKSQKIVALTKSPLLASFFASLLPYFELENKLPSEISKLKITEAITILRTLNKDIDCILSDFSEPHKINISEFMERNYMFNMPIEKFAYLTGRSLTTFKRDFKKTFATTPQKWLTEKRLELARYQLVEKRRKPIDIFYEVGFENLSHFSYAFKKHFGLAPTELISQS; from the coding sequence ATGGCTAAAAGACAAGTATACAACAATGCCGAAATCGTTTTTACCTGTAGCGAAGCATTTCATTACAAAGGGGAAATGATCGTTGAGGAACATTCATTGGTGCGGGTTTTATCAGGCGAGCTAAAAGTAATCCAGGCAGATAAGACCTATATTTTCGGAGCAGGAGAGACCCATCTGTTCCCAAGAAATCAATTGGCCACACTCATCAAATATGAAAAAGACGGTTTGCCTTACCAGGCGATTGTTATGAAACTCACAACTTCTTATTTACAGGACTTCTACACAAATCATACAATTGAAAACGTACTCCGTAAATCACAGAAAATAGTAGCGCTGACTAAAAGCCCACTGCTGGCCAGTTTCTTTGCCTCATTGCTCCCTTACTTTGAACTGGAGAACAAGTTACCATCGGAAATCTCCAAACTCAAAATAACAGAAGCCATTACCATACTTCGTACTTTAAATAAAGACATTGACTGCATTTTGTCCGATTTTTCCGAACCTCACAAGATCAATATCTCCGAGTTTATGGAGCGGAATTATATGTTCAATATGCCCATAGAAAAATTTGCATACCTGACAGGAAGAAGCCTGACGACTTTTAAACGTGATTTTAAAAAGACTTTCGCCACTACACCACAAAAATGGCTGACAGAGAAAAGGTTGGAGTTGGCACGGTACCAGCTTGTCGAAAAACGCAGAAAACCTATCGACATTTTTTACGAAGTCGGCTTTGAAAACTTATCACATTTTTCCTATGCTTTTAAAAAACACTTTGGCTTGGCCCCGACAGAATTGATTAGTCAGAGTTGA